From Panicum hallii strain FIL2 chromosome 2, PHallii_v3.1, whole genome shotgun sequence, a single genomic window includes:
- the LOC112879633 gene encoding uncharacterized protein LOC112879633 gives MSMEGIIPFVCGAIKRRRLVKKASDYERLSSAGAPPTWGQQERFTCGAYRSRSQSCRLAADSPAGVLGFSGDEGDGALPEGIRDEPLPPAVDDGWRGLSRSRRFSSMRLFACVSGA, from the coding sequence ATGAGCATGGAGGGGATTATCCCGTTCGTCTGCGGCGCGATCAAGAGGCGGAGGCTGGTGAAAAAGGCGTCGGACTACGAGCGCCTCTCCTCCGCCGGCGCTCCTCCGACGTGGGggcagcaggagcgcttcaCCTGCGGCGCCTACCGTTCTCGGAGTCAGAGCTGCCGGTTGGCCGCGGATTCGCCGGCCGGCGTGCTCGGTTTCTCCGGCGACGAGGGTGACGGGGCACTGCCTGAGGGCATCCGGGACGAGCCGCTTCCGCCGGCGGTCGACGACGGGTGGCGCGGCCTGTCCAGGTCCCGGAGGTTCAGCAGCATGCGCCTGTTTGCGTGCGTCAGTGGCGCGTAG
- the LOC112881992 gene encoding L10-interacting MYB domain-containing protein-like has translation MENTSKSRKPNAQWDPTAAKIFNEICVEQVLANNRPQGCLNNKGYANLIAQFNERTGRNYNRSQMKNRWDALKNDYTTWKTLLLAASGLGRDPRTGSIAADAEWWKEKIEAMPACKKFRLAPLENEEDLEIMFSGASCTNVYAAIPGAKEGTAGAKEGTSGANERSDGTDDEVEEVLPFSPPGANAKKRGAAHKSPMKKTKKNFRDLQFKRFVDSFVEKASSSKTSATSSPNDYVRQEIAEMLESVIEAGACEGSDEHFYATQLLVKKEYRDVFSTLKTPAGKLAWLKRTWEERKTR, from the exons ATGGAGAACACATCAAAGAGCAGGAAACCAAATGCACAATGGGATCCAACTGCTGCTAAAATTTTTAATGAGATATGTGTGGAACAAGTGTTGGCAAATAATAGACCACAAGGTTGTTTGAACAACAAAGGGTATGCCAATCTTATTGCCCAGTTTAATGAACGGACTGGTAGAAATTACAACCGTTCTCAAATGAAAAATCGTTGGGATGCACTGAAAAATGACTATACAACATGGAAGACACTACTCCTGGCCGCATCTGGTTTAGGGAGAGATCCAAGGACTGGTTCTATTGCAGCTGATGCTGAATGGtggaaagaaaaaatagag GCCATGCCCGCATGCAAAAAATTTAGACTTGCTCCATTGGAGAATGAAGAAGATCTTGAAATAATGTTTAGTGGTGCGTCTTGCACTAATGTATATGCTGCTATTCCAGGAGCAAAGGAAGGAACAGCAGGAGCAAAGGAGGGAACATCAGGAGCAAATGAGAGATCAGATGGTACTGACGATGAGGTTGAGGAGGTGCTTCCATTTTCCCCACCAGGAGCAAATGCTAAGAAAAGAGGTGCTGCTCACAAATCCCCAatgaagaaaacaaagaagaatTTTAGAGATTTGCAGTTCAAACGGTTTGTGGATTCATTTGTGGAAAAAGCTAGTTCAAGCAAGACTTCCGCAACTTCATCTCCTAATGATTATGTTAGACAAGAGATAGCAGAAATGTTGGAATCAGTTATTGAGGCTGGAGCATGTGAAGGAAGTGATGAACATTTCTATGCCACACAACTCCTCGTCAAGAAGGAGTACCGTGATGTGTTTTCCACTCTTAAGACCCCAGCTGGGAAGCTTGCATGGCTGAAGAGAActtgggaggagaggaagacACGCTAG